A region of the Thermodesulfobacteriota bacterium genome:
AACCGGGTGGCCACCAGCTCCGGGCCCTGCGACAACCCGTCCCTGCCGGACGCCGGCTGCGGCAACGGCGACGCCTTCCCGGGTCCGGTGCGCCTGACCGCGGCAGCACCAGCGGCTCCCGGCACCTACACCTACGCTGCCTCCTGGTACGGCAATGACTTTGACCGGAGCAGCGGCTTCTTCGGCCCGGACTGGACCCCGGATCCGAACAACCCCGGCCATGGCGAGGAGATCGTCGCCACCAACGCGTTTACGGTTGTGGCCCCGGCGGTCTGCACCGACCAGGATGGCGACGGCTTTGCCGCCGAGGGCGGCGACTGCGGCCCGGCCGACTGCAACGACAACAGCGCCGCGGCTTACCCCGGCGCGGTCGAAACCTGCACCGACGGCCTGGACAACGACTGCAACGGCCTCATCGATGCCGCTGATCCGGCCGCCGCCGGCTGTCCGCCGATCTGCACCGACCAGGACGGCGACGGCTTTGCCGCCGAGGGCGGCGACTGCGGCCCGGCCGACTGCAACGACAACAGCGCCGCCGTCTATCCCGGCGCGGTCGAAACCTGCACCGATGGCCTGGACAACGACTGCAACGGCCTCATCGATGCCGCTGATCCGGCAGCAATCGGCTGCCCGGCCGGCTGCACCGACCAGGATGGCGATGGCTTTGCTGCCGATGGCGGCGACTGCGGCCCGGTGGACTGCGATGATGCCAGCCCTGCCGTCTTCCCCGGTGCTGGCGAAGCCTGCACCGATGGCTTCGACAACGACTGCAACGGCTTAGCCGACACCGCCGATCCCGCCTGCCGGCCCACCGTGCTGACCGATTACGTCATCGAGAAGTTCCGGTGCACCAGCTACGCGATCGTGGATCCCCGAAAGGGCGGCGACCACCGCCGGGGTCGCAGCAGCGAGGAGCGGCAGGACCGGGCGCCCATCAAGCTGCGGGTCAGCATCCAGAACCAGGGCGACACCGATCCCGGCGCGGTGCTGAAGATGTCCGGCACCCAGGGCGAGGTGGCCATCCCGGTCACCCCCGCCGATGGCGTGCAGGTCTTCGACGAGCCCGGCAAAGGCCGCAAGACCCTGCAGTTCACCTACACCCCGACCCGGGCCGGCGTCATCACCTGGCAGGCGCTGCTGGAGGATGGCGATGCGGACGAGGATCAGGCGTCCTGCCAGAGTGTCGTCCTGCCCAAACGGTTTGTGGAAGAGAAATGGGAGGAAGAGAGGCAGCGCTCCCGGCAGTAGCGTCTGGCCGGCGCCTCGCCAGGCGCCCGACAGCCTTCCCTTCGCCAACACCAGGGCCCCGGACCGTTCCGGGGCCTTTTTCTTTCTCCGCGCGGAATCATCCGCTGCGGCGTGGCCGGGCTGCCGGCCTGGCGGCCCCAGCTTTTTCCCCCGGCCCGACCTGGTCCCGTGCTACGATAGCGCCATCCTGTCGTTGGCCGGCGGGTGCACCGGACTCCTGGCCAGAAGGGCCCCGCTGCTCCGGGCCGCACCCGGCAAAGATGCCACCCGCCGCCCCCCGGAGCCTACGGAGTCCTGGGCCATGAGCGCCGCTGCCGAAGCCGAGCCTGGACGGATCAGGCGCCCCCTGCCCCTGTTGCTGCTCCTGGCTGCTGCCGGCCTGGCGGGCAACGCCCTCGGTTGCGAGCTCTTCTTCGGCATCGAGCTGGTCTGGGGCAGCGCCTTCACCATGCTGGCGGTACAGGCTTTGGGCCCGGGCTGGGGGGCAGCGGCCGGGCTGGTGGCCAGCAGCATCACCTGGCCCAACTGGGGCCACCCCTGGGCGATGGTGACCATGACCGCCGAGGCCGCGGTGGTGGGCCTCCTGTTCTGGCGCCGGGGGGTGCAGCTGGTCGTGGCCGACACCCTGTTCTGGCTGGGCCTGGGCATGCCCCTTCTGCTCCTCGCCCATGGGGGCGTCATGGGAATGCCGGCCACCGACGCCACGATCATCGCCCTCAAGGGAGCCCTGAACGGCGTCGGCAATACGGTTGCCGCCCGGCTGGCCTTCCTGCCGGTCGGCCGCCGCCTGGGCCTGCCGCCACCCGCCTTCCGGGAGGTGGTGTTCAACTTCCTCATGCTCTTTCTCCTCACCCCCTCCCTGTTGCTTGTGGCCCTGCAGTCAAGAAACGAGGTCCGGCGCATGGAGCGGGCGGTGCAGGGCGCCTTCCACCTGGTCTGCCGCCGGGTGGCCACCAGCGTCGAGGCCCAACTGGAGGCCCACCGCCGCCGCGTCGTCCATCTGGCTGCCCTGGCCGCCACCTTGCCAACAGCACAGATGCAAAGCCGCCTGGAGGAGGTCCTGATCGAGGACCCGGATTTCGTGCTCCTCGGCCTCATGGACGAGACGGCGGTGAGCATCGCCTTTGCCCCGCTCACGGACGAGCTGGGCCAGACCAGCCTGGGCCTCCACTTCTCGGACCGGTCCTACCTGCCGATTCTCAAGGGGCGACTTCAGCCCATGCTCTCGGAGACCATGCTCGCCCGGGTGGGCGCGCCTCGGCCGATCGCCGCGGTGCTGGCGCCGGTGCTGCGGGATGGCGCCTTTGCCGGCTTCATCGGCGGCGCCCTCGACCTGGAGCGGATGAAGGAGAGCATCGCGGTGAACGTGCAGGCCCACTCCCTGCCCGGCCTGCTCTTCGCCCTCGTGGACCGGCACAGCCACATCATCGCCAGCAACCGGCCGGGGGCAGCGATCATGACCGACTTTGCCCGGGGCGAGGGCGAGCCGATCGTTCTGGCCGCAGGCCTGCGCGCCTGGCTGCCACGGGCCAGGCAGAGTGCCCCGGTAGCGGGCCGCTGGCAGCATGCCTTCTACGTGGCCGAATACCCCATCGGCAGCCTTGCCGAATGGACCCTGATGCTGGACCAGCCCATCGCCCCCTTCCAACAGGAGGTCCGCGACCGCTATGCCGGCTACCTGGCCCAGCTCTTGGCCCTCCTCCTGGGCGCCATGGCCGTGGCCTGGCTCACCAGCCGCCGGGCGGTCGCCACCTTGGCGACCCTGGCCGGCATCTCCCGGGACCTGCCGGCCCGGGTGGCCGCCGGCGCGCCGATCCCCTGGCCGGAGCCGGATGTGGCCGAGGCCGGGCTCTTCCTGGCCAGCTTCCAGGACATGGCAGCCATGCTCCGGCGGCAGTTTCAGGAGATCCAGGCCCTCAATGTCGAGCTGGAGGGACGGGTCCAGGAAAGGACCCGGCAGCTGGCGGCCAGCCGGGAGGAGTATCGGC
Encoded here:
- a CDS encoding putative metal-binding motif-containing protein, which produces MRQHATFASLLVAAVASGFLAAEAGAVSSYFTGNCLPCHSDDSASCAGCHYHGVRASGGASRLNLTATTDKTSYAPGEAMVVAVTGGYRPGWVRVLLYDEAGNRVATSSGPCDNPSLPDAGCGNGDAFPGPVRLTAAAPAAPGTYTYAASWYGNDFDRSSGFFGPDWTPDPNNPGHGEEIVATNAFTVVAPAVCTDQDGDGFAAEGGDCGPADCNDNSAAAYPGAVETCTDGLDNDCNGLIDAADPAAAGCPPICTDQDGDGFAAEGGDCGPADCNDNSAAVYPGAVETCTDGLDNDCNGLIDAADPAAIGCPAGCTDQDGDGFAADGGDCGPVDCDDASPAVFPGAGEACTDGFDNDCNGLADTADPACRPTVLTDYVIEKFRCTSYAIVDPRKGGDHRRGRSSEERQDRAPIKLRVSIQNQGDTDPGAVLKMSGTQGEVAIPVTPADGVQVFDEPGKGRKTLQFTYTPTRAGVITWQALLEDGDADEDQASCQSVVLPKRFVEEKWEEERQRSRQ
- a CDS encoding PAS domain S-box protein → MSAAAEAEPGRIRRPLPLLLLLAAAGLAGNALGCELFFGIELVWGSAFTMLAVQALGPGWGAAAGLVASSITWPNWGHPWAMVTMTAEAAVVGLLFWRRGVQLVVADTLFWLGLGMPLLLLAHGGVMGMPATDATIIALKGALNGVGNTVAARLAFLPVGRRLGLPPPAFREVVFNFLMLFLLTPSLLLVALQSRNEVRRMERAVQGAFHLVCRRVATSVEAQLEAHRRRVVHLAALAATLPTAQMQSRLEEVLIEDPDFVLLGLMDETAVSIAFAPLTDELGQTSLGLHFSDRSYLPILKGRLQPMLSETMLARVGAPRPIAAVLAPVLRDGAFAGFIGGALDLERMKESIAVNVQAHSLPGLLFALVDRHSHIIASNRPGAAIMTDFARGEGEPIVLAAGLRAWLPRARQSAPVAGRWQHAFYVAEYPIGSLAEWTLMLDQPIAPFQQEVRDRYAGYLAQLLALLLGAMAVAWLTSRRAVATLATLAGISRDLPARVAAGAPIPWPEPDVAEAGLFLASFQDMAAMLRRQFQEIQALNVELEGRVQERTRQLAASREEYRLLAENSSDVAWRIDLATMRFTYISPSVAQLLGFTPQEIMARPFATVFTPESLAAARTWIGQAVAEFAAGRTNPRGPIRQVAHPAKDGSTVWTEISTSYLLGPDGKAVGLTGISRDITRRKVMEDRLRESEARFRSLFENLHVVSLIIDPATGRIVDANPAAAVFYGWSRETLRAMTVMEINTLPPETVQAEMARAHTEERHLFRFQHRRADGSIREVEVYSGPATWEGGTVLYSIVHDVTSRLEAERALLDKTRQLEDLTANLERRVEAEIAGRRKHEQLLVQQSKLAAMGEMLGAIAHQWRQPLNTLGLCVQNIRDAWQFGELNQALLDETTDKALAQVRHMSRTIDDFRGFFLPDKERQVFDAMAAAGEVVSLFSAQLAAHGIRCAFVCHTHGVCFDTVAAIEACPAKTVTGFRNELEHVLLNLVNNAKDAIIAKARRGGFAAGETGRILFEFSRTPTRLTIQVADNGGGIPAAIMDRIFEPYFTTKGPGLGGTGIGLYLSRVIIEEHMGGTLTAEGSEAGAVFTIQLPAAPLPAACQEAADAG